In a single window of the Drosophila albomicans strain 15112-1751.03 chromosome 3, ASM965048v2, whole genome shotgun sequence genome:
- the LOC117566408 gene encoding uncharacterized protein LOC117566408 yields MQQEIVERCLPQLLQHLLECDEQQKHVDYDDCLKYATVCIANHNESADTYESVEENLTNFIERFHLECLGELGDTVKLLSQVILDDQQLLEEHKWSVLDFMLSVNFRAFNTARMYLKDLMACRQQLLRSLDWAYSYKKKARFKAEQQQGEMLQKRSFDLDSELDSIGDNSLSAATNQSSVDLSLDLSLLSSHESSAVSPQQEAAKDQAELEQARQRYSLALSQLQEQQQQPKASNEEPPNEARPVAAFAVSFGNYLHQPLQDVQQAVQQYGEEGFLLREVLAMFFQPRSCRYFEVNNQLLQLRSNAAQQKLLSKFLAPLQHMQLLQLFIDCYQRHLETLSSLTAALRRLLKPVVETLTYFEQRVAIDPKQATLRCLLRAMRPSLPRLQLLWSLAVGSYALPPQQQLGIAAHYRSQYIVYNLLQLAALPAHLDTEGRRGSAAALLLHVLQVYCQFLDSWWLLGDFQDWHAEFPAQQQLIDGRTQYVMRPLEGEDASELSQSPIYQIIERHIVCAGKSLAVLHDANRLGHFVGVHRALLKKSLYHMLIKTLLLQLKPYQQEPLKKQPKAPDIFRQLRATDNEQLRGMYYAYYKESQVDFKLPHICTIDELLKQCLSCVSYAPLHELICRSLDRVLEPRVLLVNSFVVHLLRDQLQLQQVLKELRRVYLLLDFDEFAEQLELALHQLEQGFTALARQQLQQMLDQHNTRVAYPFSVALPSADLDQLSLLYSCDATLDCIIYASQLDLYNIAYRRQLQLHVAIRKLQQLPTLNFTGTLQSCKANLELALRQQLKLPQLQQAAVECDAQLELSVSLPQLQLAHNTFVQQMCCILLIDNDDEELLQELLMLANILAKHWLRLQRVFATPTEASSCSCNADDFADFDAQFDELKIDYLLSVNKLSDAMQCLLD; encoded by the coding sequence ATGCAGCAGGAAATCGTTGAACGTTGCTTgccacagctgctgcaacatCTTCTCGAATGCGACGAGCAGCAGAAACATGTCGACTACGATGATTGTCTGAAATACGCCACAGTTTGCATAGCAAATCACAATGAATCGGCGGATACATACGAGAGTGTTGAGGAGAATCTGACGAACTTTATTGAACGATTTCATTTGGAATGTCTCGGGGAACTAGGAGACACAGTGAAGCTGCTGAGTCAGGTGATACTCGACGATCAGCAATTGCTGGAGGAGCACAAATGGAGTGTGCTGGATTTTATGCTCTCGGTGAACTTTCGTGCCTTCAACACGGCACGAATGTATCTCAAAGATCTCATGGCTTGTCGCCAGCAGTTGCTTCGGTCCCTCGACTGGGCTTACAGCTATAAGAAGAAAGCCAGGTTCAAGGCTGAGCAGCAACAAGGGGAAATGCTGCAGAAGCGTTCATTCGATCTCGACAGCGAATTGGATAGCATTGGAGACAATTCCTTGTCAGCAGCCACAAATCAATCCTCGGTGGATTTATCGTTGGATTTATCATTGCTTTCCTCACACGAATCCAGCGCAGTGAGTCCACAACAAGAGGCAGCTAAAGATCAAGCTGAGCTGGAGCAGGCGCGGCAGAGATATTCTCTAGCTCTCAGTCAGCtgcaggagcaacaacaacaaccgaaagCCAGCAACGAAGAGCCACCCAATGAAGCGCGTCCTGTGGCCGCTTTTGCTGTGTCCTTTGGCAACTACTTGCATCAGCCACTGCAAGATGTGCAACAGGCAGTGCAACAATACGGCGAGGAAGGATTTCTGCTGCGCGAGGTGCTCGCCATGTTCTTTCAGCCACGCAGCTGTCGCTACTTCGAGGTGAACAATCAACTGTTGCAACTGCGTTCCAATGCGGCCCAACAGAAGCTGCTCTCGAAGTTTCTCGCACCGTTGCAGCAcatgcaactgctgcagctttTTATCGATTGCTATCAGCGACACTTGGAGACGTTGTCCAGCTTAACTGCGGCCTTGCGGCGTCTGCTCAAACCCGTCGTGGAGACTCTCACCTATTTTGAGCAACGCGTGGCCATCGATCCAAAGCAGGCCACATTACGTTGCCTGCTGCGTGCCATGCGGCCGAGCTTGCCACGTCTGCAGCTGCTATGGAGTTTGGCCGTTGGCAGCTACGCGTTGCcgccgcaacagcaactcggCATCGCTGCGCACTATCGCAGCCAATACATTGTCTACAATCTGCTGCAACTTGCCGCGTTGCCCGCACATCTGGATACCGAGGGGCGACGTGGCAGCGCAGCGGCCTTGCTGTTGCATGTGCTGCAAGTGTATTGCCAGTTTTTGGATAGCTGGTGGTTGCTGGGCGACTTTCAGGACTGGCACGCAGAGTTTCCcgcacagcagcaactcaTCGATGGACGCACACAGTACGTGATGCGTCCTCTGGAGGGTGAAGATGCCTCAGAGCTCTCTCAATCTCCCATCTATCAGATCATTGAGCGGCACATTGTGTGCGCAGGCAAATCTTTGGCTGTCCTCCACGATGCCAATCGTCTGGGACACTTTGTGGGCGTGCATCGTGCACTGCTGAAGAAATCACTGTATCACATGCTGATCAAGacgctgctgcttcagctgaAACCGTATCAGCAGGAGCCGCTGAAGAAGCAGCCCAAGGCGCCGGACATCTTTCGCCAGCTACGTGCCACCGACAACGAGCAGCTGCGTGGCATGTACTATGCTTACTACAAGGAATCACAGGTGGACTTTAAGCTGCCCCACATTTGCACCATCGACGAGTTGCTGAAGCAGTGCTTAAGTTGTGTCAGCTATGCGCCGTTGCATGAACTCATCTGCCGCTCGTTGGATCGTGTGCTGGAGCCAAGAGTATTGCTTGTGAATTCATTTGTGGTGCATTTGCTACGCgatcagctgcagttgcaacaagtGTTGAAGGAGTTGAGGCGCGTTTATTTACTGCTCGATTTTGATGAATTTGCTGAGCAACTTGAGCTGGCACTGCATCAACTGGAACAAGGTTTTACTGCACTGGCCAgacagcagttgcaacaaatGCTCGATCAGCACAACACGCGTGTGGCATACCCCTTCAGTGTGGCACTCCCAAGTGCGGATCTCGATCAACTGTCGCTGCTCTACAGCTGCGATGCAACACTCGATTGCATCATCTATGCTTCACAACTCGATCTGTACAATATCGCTTATCGCaggcagttgcagttgcatgtgGCCATACGCAAGTTGCAACAGCTGCCGACGCTCAATTTCACTGGCACTCTGCAGAGTTGTAAAGCCAATTTAGAGCTAGCTTTGCGCCAGCAACTGAAGCTTCCGCAATTGCAGCAAGCGGCAGTCGAATGCGATGCCCAGTTGGAGCTAAGTGTAAGCTtgccacagctgcagctggcgcACAATACGTTCGTGCAACAGATGTGCTGCATTCTGCTGATCGACAACGATGACGAAGAGCTGCTGCAGGAGCTTCTTATGCTGGCCAACATTCTGGCCAAGCATTGGCTACGCTTGCAACGCGTTTTTGCCACACCAACTGAagcgagcagctgcagctgcaacgctGATGATTTCGCTGACTTTGATGCACAGTTTGACGAGTTGAAAATCGATTATTTGCTGTCCGTTAACAAATTGAGCGATGCCATGCAATGCCTTCTCGACTGA
- the LOC117566411 gene encoding ubiquitin-conjugating enzyme E2-18 kDa: protein MAKEEPIMDGPKRMQNELKLMMGYKELKQVQLLEAEKDNIFKWFALLMPNTPPYDKGAFKLEVDFPKEYPFRPPRLHINTKIYHPNVNERGQVCLPILETEHWIPTSRMDTIFNVLLATINDPQPENPYSLDIASQFQNDPKKFYSTAEAWVARYSDRRPTDQELAKIARRKKKAAMR from the coding sequence ATGGCGAAGGAGGAGCCCATCATGGATGGGCCAAAGCGCATGCAGAATGAACTAAAGCTAATGATGGGCTACAAGGAGTTGAAGCAGGTGCAACTCCTTGAGGCAGAGAAGGACAACATCTTCAAGTGGTTTGCTCTGCTCATGCCCAACACTCCGCCCTATGACAAAGGCGCCTTCAAACTCGAAGTGGATTTTCCCAAGGAATATCCATTTCGTCCGCCTCGTTTGCACATCAACACCAAGATCTATCATCCGAATGTGAATGAACGTGGTCAAGTTTGTCTGCCCATTCTCGAAACAGAACATTGGATTCCCACTTCGCGGATGGACACTATATTCAATGTTTTGTTGGCCACTATCAATGATCCGCAACCCGAGAATCCTTATTCTTTGGATATTGCGAGTCAGTTTCAGAATGATCCCAAGAAGTTCTATAGCACAGCCGAGGCCTGGGTGGCGAGATATAGCGATCGACGGCCCACGGATCAAGAGCTGGCCAAGATTGCGAGACGCAAGAAAAAGGCTGCGATGCGTTGA